A single region of the Sorghum bicolor cultivar BTx623 chromosome 7, Sorghum_bicolor_NCBIv3, whole genome shotgun sequence genome encodes:
- the LOC8072190 gene encoding uncharacterized protein LOC8072190 encodes MVIISHSGNTFDETRCMVIISESEKARLCDRARRLLAKPIKFYNEMKELFMGSNANGSLAMDQNTCMDVDDGSDSDDSRELIDLNAYTLPEEVEGEDSDTLPTPTIHAPVDIPSSSTDQVSRKRPRAKNSPTKKPKRKSRFADSTDEISATMKSLRETLAATAPPPMPQLSDPHAALWGRLEAIPMTSDQRVLVGEQLSSKENKGKRGWLCNASDATLHAWVFKFLCDKKGINL; translated from the exons ATTTGATGAAACTAGATGCATGGTGATTATTTCAGAATCTGAAAAGGCGCGTTTATGT GACAGAGCCAGACGTCTGCTTGCTAAGCCTATTAAGTTCTACAATGAAATGAAAGAACTATTCATGGGATCAAATGCTAATGGATCTTTGGCTATGGATCAGAACACATGCATGGATGTTGATGATGGCTCAGATAGTgatgactcaagagaactaatTGACCTCAATGCCTACACACTGCCTGAAGAAGTTGAAGGTGAGGATTCAGATACTTTGCCAACTCCAACTATACATGCACCGGTTGATATTCCATCTTCCAGCACTGATCAAGTTAGTAGGAAGCGTCCAAGAGCCAAGAACTCTCCAACTAAGAAACCAAAACGCAAGAGTCGTTTTGCAGACTCCACTGATGAAATATCTGCTACAATGAAGTCACTTCGAGAAACACTAGCTGCCACTGCCCCTCCTCCAATGCCACAACTTAGTGATCCTCATGCAGCATTATGGGGAAGACTAGAGGCAATTCCAATGACATCGGATCAGAGGGTTCTTGTTGGTGAACAATTATCTTCCAAGGAGAATAAAGGTAAGCGTGGCTGGTTGTGTAATGCAAGTGATGCTACTCTACATGCTTGGGTGTTCAAGTTCTTATGTGACAAGAAAGGCATTAACCTTTGA